The following coding sequences lie in one Paenibacillus durus ATCC 35681 genomic window:
- a CDS encoding MFS transporter, producing MESAAKLKVFPVTLQWLLTVVCALAVANLYYDQVLLSDIAKSYHVPQNASGLLFTMMQVGYTLGLLFIVPLGDRFDRRKLIVASLLLSAFWLAVMTIAPSFSLLLAAGLGLGLSTVAAQLIIPYVSSNMDSEKKGMVTGRLLTGVFLGVLVGRVAGGWIGQIFDWRTVHWLAAGILLLFAGYVFVKLPEDSAKKQESYSKIMRSMIPLLREEPVLRETVFFGAAAFAAFNVFWVPLSFILDGAPYHFGNGVAGTFGVIGIAGALAAGFAGRLSDGIHARGWNVAALLTMMFSFALLGMGWYHLSVLVAVTFVLDVGSRMNMTLNQGRISRLNPGHHSRLNSLYMVGYYLGGSFGSWFGTAAYHYGQVSGMIAAGCLLLVFPVVYFLASLRHRRRVPLHANDSLRKI from the coding sequence ATGGAATCCGCTGCTAAGCTTAAAGTTTTCCCCGTCACTCTGCAATGGCTGCTTACCGTAGTGTGCGCGCTGGCTGTTGCCAATCTGTATTATGATCAGGTTCTGCTATCGGATATCGCCAAGAGTTATCATGTGCCTCAAAATGCATCCGGCTTGCTGTTTACAATGATGCAGGTAGGCTACACGCTCGGCTTATTATTTATCGTTCCGCTTGGAGACCGGTTTGACAGACGCAAGCTGATTGTTGCCAGTCTGCTTTTGTCGGCTTTTTGGCTTGCCGTTATGACAATCGCGCCTTCGTTCAGCCTTCTGCTTGCTGCCGGTTTGGGTCTTGGACTCAGCACAGTTGCGGCGCAGCTCATTATCCCGTACGTTTCTTCCAACATGGATTCGGAAAAAAAGGGGATGGTCACAGGCAGACTGTTGACCGGCGTCTTTCTCGGTGTGCTCGTAGGCCGTGTTGCCGGCGGGTGGATCGGACAGATATTCGATTGGCGGACTGTGCACTGGCTTGCGGCAGGTATTTTATTGCTGTTTGCCGGTTATGTGTTCGTGAAACTGCCGGAGGATTCGGCCAAGAAGCAAGAATCTTACAGCAAAATTATGCGGTCGATGATTCCCCTGCTAAGGGAGGAGCCGGTATTAAGAGAGACGGTTTTTTTCGGCGCGGCCGCTTTTGCCGCCTTTAATGTCTTTTGGGTTCCCCTGTCATTTATTCTGGATGGCGCACCTTATCATTTCGGGAACGGGGTCGCCGGAACCTTCGGGGTCATCGGGATCGCCGGCGCCTTGGCGGCGGGCTTCGCGGGACGGCTGTCGGACGGCATTCATGCACGCGGATGGAATGTGGCTGCGCTGCTGACGATGATGTTCTCCTTTGCATTGTTAGGCATGGGCTGGTATCATCTGTCAGTGCTCGTAGCCGTTACTTTTGTGCTAGATGTAGGCTCCCGCATGAACATGACTTTGAACCAAGGACGCATCAGCCGCCTGAATCCAGGGCATCACAGCCGACTGAATTCGCTCTATATGGTCGGATATTATCTCGGAGGCTCCTTCGGGTCATGGTTCGGGACCGCGGCCTATCATTACGGGCAGGTAAGCGGAATGATTGCTGCCGGATGCTTGCTGCTGGTCTTCCCGGTTGTTTATTTTCTTGCAAGTTTGAGACATCGCCGGCGCGTCCCGTTACATGCCAATGATTCTCTTCGGAAAATATGA
- a CDS encoding helix-turn-helix transcriptional regulator: MQEKGAGFAVVTQDKHLELGLFLRKKRASLTPEEVGLPPGSRRRVEGLRREEVAELAGLSNDWYVRLEQGRPVRPSAEVLLALSNALQLNRKEREYLYTLGAQRLPDETPDSFKVSTGMQQFLDLQNPYPAYISDHEWNIIAWNRAAQSVFGDYSAMSKLQRNSIWRAFMDPYMQKLLDNWEGHAKLRVSQLRMAHSQLPENPERTELINKLHTHSEKFANWWNEQTIAGTPEGKKLIHHPVAGDIRLSYLSFQSEELPNATITVHLASDKESKQRLERLQDQRLT; the protein is encoded by the coding sequence ATGCAAGAGAAAGGGGCTGGCTTCGCCGTCGTGACTCAAGACAAGCATCTGGAACTGGGACTTTTTTTAAGAAAAAAACGCGCTTCGCTTACCCCGGAGGAGGTTGGTCTGCCCCCTGGAAGCAGGCGGCGGGTAGAGGGGTTACGGCGGGAGGAAGTTGCGGAATTGGCCGGTCTAAGCAATGATTGGTACGTTCGTTTGGAGCAGGGCAGGCCCGTGCGCCCTTCCGCCGAGGTATTACTTGCATTAAGCAATGCGCTTCAGCTCAATCGAAAGGAACGGGAATATTTGTATACACTGGGGGCGCAGCGGCTGCCTGATGAAACGCCCGATTCTTTTAAGGTCAGCACCGGGATGCAGCAGTTTCTCGATTTGCAAAATCCTTATCCCGCTTATATTTCCGACCACGAGTGGAATATTATCGCCTGGAATCGGGCCGCTCAGTCGGTATTCGGAGATTACTCCGCAATGTCCAAGCTGCAGCGCAATTCAATCTGGCGCGCGTTCATGGACCCGTATATGCAAAAGCTGCTGGACAACTGGGAAGGACATGCCAAACTGCGTGTGAGCCAATTGAGAATGGCCCATAGCCAGCTGCCTGAGAATCCGGAACGGACGGAATTAATTAATAAATTGCATACGCATAGCGAAAAATTTGCGAACTGGTGGAATGAACAGACGATTGCAGGAACGCCGGAGGGCAAAAAGCTGATCCACCATCCCGTCGCCGGCGATATTCGCCTAAGTTATCTTTCCTTTCAATCCGAGGAACTGCCGAATGCGACGATTACCGTTCATCTGGCAAGCGATAAGGAATCGAAACAGCGGCTGGAGCGGCTGCAGGATCAAAGGTTAACATGA
- a CDS encoding DUF3939 domain-containing protein has protein sequence MLFKKFKKEAAPRQVTVTLQQVKQAVRQFEKDMPGDINRTVLMREDKSIDLSRLARYLGGRSEQKFYLSRETFEIFEEKDKEIPYFLDMVQSAVDNYISDTGKLPLLEESDLPEVHYHLLASQRYLKEMPPFPLYITEEELMLTHRPEHFG, from the coding sequence ATGCTTTTTAAAAAGTTTAAGAAAGAAGCCGCCCCCCGCCAAGTTACCGTAACTCTACAACAAGTCAAACAGGCTGTGCGTCAATTCGAAAAGGATATGCCCGGCGATATCAATCGGACTGTGTTGATGCGGGAAGACAAAAGCATCGATTTGTCCCGGCTGGCCCGTTATTTGGGTGGAAGGTCCGAGCAGAAGTTCTATTTGTCGAGAGAAACGTTTGAGATCTTTGAAGAAAAGGATAAAGAGATTCCCTATTTTCTTGATATGGTGCAGTCGGCGGTTGACAATTATATCAGCGATACGGGCAAGCTGCCTCTGCTTGAAGAATCGGACCTTCCTGAAGTTCACTATCATTTGCTGGCAAGCCAGAGGTATTTGAAGGAAATGCCGCCTTTTCCGCTGTATATTACCGAAGAGGAATTAATGCTGACCCACCGTCCTGAGCATTTCGGGTAA
- a CDS encoding metalloregulator ArsR/SmtB family transcription factor, translating into MQLDKIVGYHKALADPTRLRMLLLLSNGEMHGQALAEKLNLSQPTVTHHAAKLRAAALIKERREKNTVYFTLNPEFIRKGGEASLQFIFDKGADEMEEESKEQKLKESVLRNFFAKDGRLRQIPAQYKKKLIALQHIVEQLKPGVVYSEKEINTFIKQYHDDCATIRREFIMHQFMYRENDKYELNPREMWTKWESVK; encoded by the coding sequence ATGCAACTGGACAAAATCGTAGGATATCACAAAGCCCTCGCCGATCCCACACGCCTTCGCATGCTCCTGCTCCTGTCGAATGGGGAAATGCATGGCCAGGCGCTGGCGGAGAAGCTGAACCTGTCGCAGCCGACGGTGACGCATCATGCGGCCAAGCTGCGCGCGGCAGCGCTCATTAAGGAACGCCGCGAGAAGAATACCGTCTATTTCACGCTGAATCCGGAATTTATCCGGAAGGGCGGGGAGGCGTCGCTGCAGTTTATTTTTGATAAAGGGGCGGATGAAATGGAAGAGGAGAGCAAGGAACAGAAGCTGAAGGAGTCGGTGCTCCGCAATTTCTTCGCCAAGGACGGCCGTTTGCGGCAAATTCCGGCGCAGTACAAGAAGAAGCTGATTGCCCTGCAGCATATTGTCGAACAGTTGAAGCCAGGCGTTGTCTACAGTGAAAAAGAAATCAACACTTTCATCAAGCAGTATCATGACGATTGCGCCACGATTCGCCGCGAGTTCATCATGCATCAGTTCATGTACAGGGAAAATGACAAATATGAATTGAATCCCCGGGAAATGTGGACGAAATGGGAATCTGTCAAATAA
- a CDS encoding YpdA family putative bacillithiol disulfide reductase, translating into MHDVIIIGAGPCGLSTAIECRRQGLSTIIVEKNFIVHSIFLYPTHMQFFSTPELLEIGDVPFTTPNEKPFRHEALVYYRKAAELYGLEIAAYEEATGIERLEDGTFGVATVNKRGERKTRRAGSVVISTGYFDQPNWIGIPGEDLPKVTHYFREAHPYTGMRVAIIGGSNSAVDAALELIRAGAEVDMIYRGDSISGNIKPWVRPIFESMVQKEKIRLHLSSRVTEIKPDTVVVSSGSRGEAYALDNDFVLAMTGFRPDRALMSSIGVLMDDDMDKPVFDPATMETNIPGVYVAGVIASGRNANEIFIETGRRHGALIAVHAAAKRLNEDKERN; encoded by the coding sequence ATGCATGATGTCATTATCATTGGCGCCGGGCCCTGCGGCCTGTCCACTGCCATTGAATGCCGCAGGCAGGGCCTGTCAACGATCATTGTGGAGAAGAACTTTATTGTCCACTCCATCTTTCTGTATCCGACCCATATGCAATTTTTCAGCACTCCGGAGCTGCTGGAAATCGGCGATGTTCCCTTTACGACGCCGAACGAGAAGCCGTTCCGCCACGAGGCGCTCGTCTACTACCGCAAGGCTGCCGAGCTATATGGACTGGAAATTGCCGCCTATGAGGAAGCGACGGGGATTGAGCGGCTGGAGGACGGAACCTTCGGCGTCGCCACAGTGAACAAGCGCGGTGAACGGAAGACACGGCGGGCGGGCTCTGTCGTCATCTCCACCGGATACTTCGACCAGCCGAACTGGATCGGCATTCCCGGCGAGGATTTGCCGAAGGTGACCCACTACTTCAGGGAGGCGCACCCATACACCGGCATGAGGGTTGCGATTATCGGCGGCAGCAATTCGGCCGTGGACGCGGCTCTTGAGCTGATTCGGGCCGGGGCCGAGGTCGATATGATCTACCGCGGAGACAGCATCTCCGGCAATATCAAGCCTTGGGTGCGCCCAATCTTTGAAAGCATGGTGCAAAAGGAAAAGATCCGGCTTCATCTTTCGTCCAGAGTTACCGAAATTAAACCGGACACGGTTGTCGTATCCTCCGGTTCCCGGGGCGAAGCTTACGCGCTGGACAATGATTTCGTTCTGGCGATGACCGGCTTCAGACCGGACCGTGCACTGATGTCCTCCATCGGCGTCTTGATGGACGACGATATGGATAAGCCCGTATTTGATCCGGCAACGATGGAGACGAACATTCCGGGCGTCTATGTGGCAGGCGTTATCGCCTCCGGCCGCAACGCCAACGAGATTTTCATAGAGACGGGACGACGGCACGGGGCGCTGATCGCGGTGCATGCGGCAGCGAAACGCCTGAATGAAGACAAGGAGCGGAACTGA
- a CDS encoding DUF441 domain-containing protein, translated as MDYTSLLLLGLAGLGVISSNSTVTIAMVALLLVRLLGLHQAFPWLEKYGLTVGIIILLIGVMTPLASGRISLQTVGQAFLHWKSLTAIAIGILVAYLGGRGAVLIGSQPTIVAGLLIGTVIGVALFKGVPVGPLIAAGILSLIIGRI; from the coding sequence ATGGACTACACTTCCCTGCTTCTCCTGGGGCTGGCCGGACTCGGCGTCATCAGCAGCAACTCAACCGTGACTATCGCTATGGTGGCGCTGCTTCTGGTACGGCTGCTTGGCCTCCATCAAGCTTTTCCGTGGCTTGAAAAGTATGGACTGACGGTCGGTATCATCATCCTCCTGATCGGCGTTATGACCCCGCTGGCAAGCGGACGAATCTCGCTGCAAACCGTGGGGCAGGCATTTCTCCACTGGAAATCGCTGACGGCCATCGCTATAGGCATACTTGTCGCTTATCTTGGCGGCCGGGGAGCGGTCCTGATCGGCAGCCAGCCGACGATTGTCGCCGGTCTCTTGATCGGAACCGTTATCGGAGTCGCCCTCTTCAAAGGCGTTCCGGTCGGCCCGCTCATCGCCGCAGGCATCCTGTCGCTCATCATCGGAAGAATTTGA
- a CDS encoding HesB/YadR/YfhF family protein — protein sequence MSITVSPEAASWFKRELGLTDGDCVRLFPRYSSGGGLHPGFSLGIAVEPPGRPGLQASREGIVFYMEEQDLWYMEGYVLSIIHSPEEDDIEYWYDPEASGEKVPEAAAGANK from the coding sequence ATGAGCATTACTGTCAGTCCTGAAGCCGCCTCCTGGTTCAAGCGGGAGCTTGGTTTAACGGACGGCGACTGTGTCCGCCTGTTCCCAAGATACAGCTCCGGCGGCGGGCTTCATCCCGGATTTTCGCTCGGCATTGCCGTGGAGCCGCCGGGACGTCCGGGACTTCAAGCTTCCCGGGAGGGCATCGTTTTTTACATGGAGGAGCAGGATTTATGGTATATGGAAGGGTACGTACTGTCGATCATCCACTCGCCGGAAGAAGATGATATCGAGTACTGGTATGACCCTGAGGCTAGCGGTGAGAAAGTGCCGGAAGCCGCCGCCGGCGCAAATAAGTGA
- a CDS encoding ABC transporter ATP-binding protein gives MFSVLKDLGWFFRREKRRYTIGLFVLIIAGVIELLPPRLLGNAIDEIVHGSITAGSLIKYIVMILALLLIIYWITYIWMRSLFGGSNLVERLLRSRFMTHLLTMTPSFFERNRTGDLMARATNDIRAVSVTAGFGMLTLVDSTVFFSVVLLAMGFLVSWKLTLAAVLPLPLIAVAMVIYGKAIHDRYSLAQDAFGDMNDQVLESVSGVRVIRAYVQERLDEKRFGEITDDVYRKNMAVARVDSFFEPTIRFCVGLSYIIGLTFGIYLVFRNEITLGDLVSFNMYLGMMVWPMFAIGELINIMQRGGASLERIDETLNSVPDVQDPAHPARVSGPDGIEFNNVTFRYPASPIDNLSGINLSLAKGETLGVVGRTGSGKSTLLKQLLHEYPTGTGSIRISGVPIEDIALDRLHSWMGYVPQEQILFSKTVRENIQFGLERASDDKILEAVSTAAFLSDLDTLESGLDTLVGERGVSLSGGQKQRVSLSRAFIAEPEILILDDALSAVDARTEARIVDNIRSRRAGKTTLISTHRLSAVEHADQIVVLDGGVITERGTHKELLELGGWYREQYERQQVENNLN, from the coding sequence ATGTTTTCCGTATTAAAAGATCTCGGCTGGTTCTTCCGCCGGGAGAAAAGACGCTATACGATCGGCTTGTTCGTGCTGATCATTGCCGGCGTCATTGAACTTCTGCCTCCGCGTCTCCTGGGTAACGCCATTGACGAAATCGTACACGGTTCTATTACGGCAGGTTCGCTCATTAAGTACATTGTAATGATTCTTGCTCTGCTCCTGATCATCTACTGGATTACTTACATATGGATGCGCAGCCTGTTCGGAGGATCGAATCTGGTTGAACGCCTGCTGCGTTCCCGGTTTATGACCCATCTGCTTACGATGACGCCCTCTTTCTTCGAGCGAAACCGCACCGGAGACCTGATGGCCCGAGCCACCAATGACATCCGGGCGGTATCCGTAACCGCAGGCTTTGGGATGCTGACACTGGTCGACTCCACCGTTTTTTTCTCCGTCGTACTCCTTGCCATGGGCTTTCTGGTGAGCTGGAAGCTGACGCTGGCCGCCGTGCTGCCCCTCCCGCTGATTGCGGTGGCAATGGTGATCTACGGCAAAGCCATCCATGACCGCTATAGTCTGGCGCAGGACGCCTTCGGCGATATGAACGATCAGGTGCTGGAATCCGTATCCGGCGTGCGCGTGATCCGCGCCTATGTGCAGGAACGGTTGGATGAGAAGCGATTCGGGGAAATCACGGATGATGTATACCGTAAAAATATGGCTGTTGCGCGGGTGGACTCCTTTTTTGAACCGACCATCCGGTTCTGCGTGGGCCTGAGTTATATCATCGGTCTGACGTTTGGAATCTACCTCGTCTTCCGAAATGAGATCACGCTGGGCGACCTCGTATCGTTCAATATGTATCTTGGCATGATGGTCTGGCCGATGTTCGCCATCGGCGAGCTGATCAATATTATGCAGCGCGGCGGCGCTTCGCTCGAACGAATCGATGAGACGCTGAATTCCGTCCCGGATGTACAGGACCCGGCTCATCCGGCCAGAGTATCCGGGCCAGATGGAATTGAATTTAACAATGTGACGTTTCGCTACCCTGCGTCACCCATTGATAATTTGAGCGGTATCAATCTGTCGCTGGCCAAAGGCGAGACGCTCGGCGTTGTCGGCCGCACCGGCAGCGGCAAATCGACGCTGCTCAAGCAGCTGCTGCATGAATATCCTACCGGAACCGGCAGCATCCGCATTTCGGGTGTTCCGATTGAGGACATTGCGCTAGATCGTTTGCACAGCTGGATGGGCTATGTGCCGCAGGAACAAATTCTGTTCTCCAAAACCGTGCGCGAGAACATCCAGTTCGGACTCGAGCGCGCAAGCGACGACAAAATTCTGGAGGCGGTCTCCACCGCCGCCTTCCTCAGCGATCTGGATACGCTGGAAAGCGGACTGGATACGCTTGTCGGAGAACGCGGCGTCTCTCTTTCCGGAGGTCAGAAGCAGCGGGTATCACTCTCCCGCGCTTTTATCGCCGAGCCGGAAATCCTGATCCTCGACGACGCGCTGTCGGCGGTGGACGCCCGGACCGAAGCCCGGATTGTCGACAACATCCGGTCCCGAAGAGCCGGAAAGACGACCTTGATCTCCACCCACCGCCTGTCCGCCGTCGAGCATGCCGACCAGATCGTTGTTCTGGATGGCGGAGTGATTACCGAGCGCGGAACGCACAAGGAATTGCTGGAACTGGGCGGCTGGTACCGGGAACAATACGAACGCCAGCAGGTGGAGAATAATCTGAACTAA